One genomic window of Evansella cellulosilytica DSM 2522 includes the following:
- a CDS encoding ABC transporter substrate-binding protein — MKKFKKLFAATVISLAMLVAAGCGDQPTNEDQGDADNGGGDEVVTETPGDVGDAEITLEFWNGFTGPDGEDIAKIIAEFNNLHEGEIAIRTQTMPWDNFYDQYRTVVTAGEAPDIAIMHLDSIAGYARYDLLTPLDDLAADIGLEDDDFIPEVWDAGVYEGHRYGIPLDVHPLTLFYNVDLLEAAGYSEPPTTYDELVEMSLAVQEATDGDAWGIAMPVFWPSNMIFYSSLMSHGGDSVSEDGLTPLYNTEIGYEALQKMVDLVYEHEVSPSDVQADGEVTLFRQGNSAFHINGIWMIAGFEQQDGLNFAAAPVPTFGDQEAVWAGSHNFVLPKQNDEDPERLEASMKFIQFVSENSLQWAKAGQVPATYSVLESDEFKALEHQYNASQQNFVFPPSTPFYGDAWGPTGPAVDEAMLGQLTPQEALERAAREGEENARDAAEN; from the coding sequence GTGAAAAAGTTTAAAAAGTTATTTGCTGCTACCGTTATTAGTCTAGCAATGCTCGTAGCTGCTGGATGTGGAGACCAGCCTACAAACGAAGACCAAGGAGATGCAGACAATGGAGGTGGAGATGAAGTTGTAACTGAAACTCCTGGGGATGTCGGAGATGCGGAGATTACGCTAGAATTCTGGAACGGCTTTACTGGTCCAGACGGAGAAGATATTGCAAAAATCATCGCTGAATTTAACAACCTACATGAAGGTGAAATTGCGATTCGTACGCAAACAATGCCTTGGGACAACTTTTACGATCAATATCGTACTGTCGTAACTGCCGGCGAAGCTCCTGATATTGCTATCATGCACTTAGATTCTATCGCTGGTTATGCTCGCTATGATCTATTAACACCACTTGATGATCTAGCTGCTGATATTGGATTAGAAGATGATGACTTCATACCTGAGGTTTGGGATGCAGGTGTATATGAAGGGCATCGCTATGGTATTCCATTGGACGTACATCCATTAACACTCTTCTATAATGTGGATTTATTGGAGGCGGCAGGTTATTCAGAGCCACCGACAACCTACGATGAATTAGTAGAAATGTCATTAGCAGTACAAGAAGCGACTGATGGCGATGCTTGGGGAATAGCAATGCCTGTGTTTTGGCCAAGTAACATGATCTTCTATAGTTCTTTAATGTCGCACGGTGGAGATTCTGTCAGTGAAGATGGACTAACACCACTTTATAACACGGAAATTGGTTATGAAGCACTTCAAAAAATGGTTGATCTCGTATATGAGCATGAAGTATCTCCTTCTGACGTTCAAGCAGATGGTGAAGTAACTTTATTCCGTCAAGGTAACTCTGCATTCCATATTAACGGAATTTGGATGATTGCAGGATTTGAGCAGCAAGATGGATTAAACTTTGCAGCCGCTCCTGTTCCTACTTTTGGCGACCAAGAAGCAGTTTGGGCTGGTTCTCATAACTTTGTATTACCTAAGCAAAATGACGAGGATCCAGAAAGATTAGAAGCATCAATGAAATTTATTCAATTCGTTTCTGAAAACAGCTTACAATGGGCAAAGGCTGGTCAAGTGCCTGCTACTTACTCAGTTTTAGAGAGCGATGAGTTTAAAGCACTAGAGCATCAATACAATGCATCACAGCAAAACTTCGTCTTCCCTCCTTCTACTCCATTCTATGGAGATGCTTGGGGACCAACTGGACCAGCGGTTGACGAAGCAATGTTAGGTCAATTAACACCTCAAGAAGCATTAGAAAGAGCTGCCCGTGAAGGGGAAGAAAACGCTCGCGATGCGGCAGAAAACTAA
- a CDS encoding family 43 glycosylhydrolase: MRDRILGLAILIILLILGSTACSSETDLELEGEAGPEYQNPVFEPVIADPSIIKADDGFYYVYGTEDNWGDGMGSRVVPIVRSENLVDWEYVGEAFHEKPSWKEDGGIWAPDIVYFNDKYYLYYSQSTWGDANPAIGVATSDTPKGPFEDQGKVFDSKEIGVNNSIDPQLFIDDDGTPYLFWGSWYGIWGIEMSEDGFDHVGEKFQIAGTAFEAPYIIKRDDYYYFFGSKGSCCEGQWSQYRVAIGRSDSLKGPYVDKNGSDIIRSTGTLILQEGEQFVGPGHNAIVTDEAGQDWMIYHAIDKDEAWIGSGVTRRPLMLDKVIWEDGWPTIEGGVPGEGVQEGPITEAFLSGQ, translated from the coding sequence ATGAGAGATAGAATACTAGGTTTAGCAATACTGATTATTTTATTAATACTAGGAAGCACAGCTTGTTCAAGTGAAACAGACTTAGAATTAGAAGGCGAGGCTGGACCAGAATATCAAAACCCTGTATTTGAACCTGTTATTGCAGACCCATCCATTATTAAAGCGGATGATGGCTTTTATTACGTATATGGAACAGAAGATAACTGGGGAGACGGTATGGGTTCACGTGTAGTTCCAATAGTAAGGTCCGAAAATCTCGTGGATTGGGAGTATGTAGGAGAAGCGTTTCATGAAAAGCCAAGCTGGAAAGAGGACGGAGGAATTTGGGCACCAGATATCGTTTACTTCAATGACAAATACTATTTATACTACTCTCAATCTACTTGGGGAGATGCTAATCCTGCAATTGGTGTAGCTACTTCTGATACACCGAAGGGACCATTTGAAGATCAAGGAAAAGTGTTCGATAGTAAAGAGATTGGGGTTAACAACTCAATTGATCCGCAGCTGTTTATTGATGACGATGGTACTCCTTATTTATTCTGGGGTAGTTGGTACGGTATCTGGGGAATTGAAATGAGTGAGGATGGTTTTGATCACGTAGGAGAGAAGTTCCAAATTGCAGGGACGGCCTTTGAGGCACCTTACATTATTAAGCGCGATGACTATTATTACTTCTTTGGATCAAAAGGTTCGTGCTGTGAAGGTCAGTGGAGTCAATATCGTGTAGCAATTGGTCGGTCAGATTCATTGAAGGGACCGTATGTCGACAAAAATGGAAGCGATATCATCCGTTCAACTGGAACGCTCATTCTTCAAGAGGGCGAGCAATTTGTTGGACCAGGACATAACGCAATAGTTACTGACGAGGCTGGTCAGGATTGGATGATTTACCATGCGATAGATAAAGATGAAGCCTGGATTGGGAGCGGTGTAACCCGTCGTCCGTTAATGCTAGATAAAGTCATCTGGGAAGATGGGTGGCCAACAATCGAAGGTGGTGTACCAGGTGAAGGGGTGCAGGAAGGTCCTATTACAGAGGCATTTCTTAGCGGTCAATAA
- a CDS encoding M24 family metallopeptidase translates to MQQTAAPVKKLTDWLEKEGYDGILLRKRQNFSWITGGKVNHIENTTEYGVADLLIIPRINKKYCFTSKMESRRIMEEELNDFDFELVECEWYESIIPLIRKHIEGKMIVGDSTFLGLEDVSSELAYLRSQLSETEITNYKWLCQKAAGALENVCHEIKRGMTEHEIAALLAQKVMEDGINPQVILVATDERIFNYRHPIPTAKKLENYAMIVICAEKFGLVANCTRFVHFGELPETLRENTQKLAKIDITMNMATKPGVRINEVFEKGLQAYAEVGFPEDWRFLHQGGLTGFAPREFLASRETDHIIVKNQAFAWNPAIRGIKSEDTIFVDEEGNQFLTHTGNWVYIEVEYDGKIYKRPDVLVR, encoded by the coding sequence TTGCAGCAAACTGCAGCTCCCGTAAAAAAACTAACAGATTGGTTAGAAAAAGAAGGCTATGACGGGATACTACTCAGAAAACGTCAAAACTTCTCGTGGATAACAGGAGGGAAGGTTAATCATATTGAAAATACAACTGAATATGGCGTAGCTGATTTATTGATTATCCCTAGGATTAACAAAAAGTATTGTTTTACATCCAAAATGGAGTCGAGACGAATAATGGAAGAAGAGCTAAATGATTTTGACTTTGAATTAGTTGAATGCGAATGGTATGAGAGTATCATCCCTCTTATTAGAAAGCATATAGAAGGAAAGATGATCGTCGGTGATTCGACTTTCCTCGGTCTAGAAGATGTTTCCTCAGAATTGGCGTATTTGCGAAGCCAACTATCGGAAACAGAAATTACTAACTATAAATGGCTCTGTCAAAAGGCTGCTGGGGCATTGGAAAATGTTTGCCATGAAATTAAACGTGGAATGACAGAGCACGAGATTGCTGCACTTCTTGCACAAAAGGTAATGGAAGATGGTATTAATCCACAGGTCATTTTAGTTGCAACAGATGAAAGAATTTTTAATTACCGCCATCCGATACCAACAGCAAAGAAACTTGAAAACTATGCAATGATCGTTATATGCGCAGAAAAGTTCGGCCTTGTTGCAAACTGTACGAGATTTGTCCACTTCGGAGAGTTGCCTGAAACGTTGAGAGAGAATACACAAAAGCTAGCGAAGATTGATATTACTATGAATATGGCAACGAAGCCTGGTGTTAGAATAAATGAAGTTTTTGAGAAAGGGCTACAAGCCTATGCGGAAGTAGGATTTCCAGAAGATTGGCGTTTTTTACATCAAGGAGGATTAACAGGGTTTGCACCGCGGGAGTTTTTAGCAAGCAGGGAGACAGATCATATTATCGTTAAAAACCAAGCGTTTGCTTGGAATCCAGCAATTCGCGGCATTAAATCAGAGGATACTATTTTTGTAGATGAAGAAGGTAATCAATTTCTGACGCATACAGGGAATTGGGTTTACATTGAAGTAGAGTACGATGGGAAAATCTATAAACGCCCAGATGTCCTTGTTCGTTAA
- a CDS encoding glycoside hydrolase family 2 protein, translated as MSIPRPEYPRPQFVREKWINLNGEWQFDYDDENKGLENKWFKKEHNHFSKKINVPFSYQSELSGIGETAFHDLVWYKRSFTVPADWAGQRIHLHFGAVDYRTWVWVNGEFVTYHEGGHVPFQADITDVLLDEENEVVVRVEDPSKDLDQPRGKQYWEEKSEGIFYLRTTGIWQTVWIEAVPTTFLEKVKMTPDIDKDELTVEYVVNGGKPDYQLEIEIMFDGNHVSHDVIQLTTNKGTRSILLNDFNVHGPGRLWSPENPNLYDINFRIKDGLDVVDEVTSYFGMRKISIENGIVMLNNHPYYMKLVLDQGYFPTGMLTPPSDEDIKNDIKLTKEMGFNGARKHQKIEDPRYLYWADKLGILVWGEMANAYTYTNDAVRRMTAEWQEAVERDYNHPSIVAWVPVNESWGVPRLLSDKRQQDHTLAMYYLTKSLDATRLVISNDGWEHTKSDMCTIHDYESDKEVLKERYNTVENIMKSLPGNRLIYVPGYKYDGEPIQVTEFGGIAYKKSDWDGWGYSGATNDKDFEEKYYKVVSAMLESPLVQGFCYTQLTDVEQEINGLLTYDRKPKIDLDIIKQINEGRKIRRFSTEKE; from the coding sequence ATGTCTATACCACGTCCAGAATATCCACGCCCCCAGTTTGTTCGTGAGAAATGGATCAACTTAAACGGAGAGTGGCAGTTTGATTATGATGATGAAAACAAAGGGTTAGAAAACAAATGGTTTAAAAAAGAGCACAATCATTTTTCTAAAAAGATAAACGTACCTTTCAGCTATCAAAGTGAATTAAGTGGAATTGGAGAAACAGCCTTTCACGATTTAGTTTGGTATAAACGCAGCTTTACCGTACCTGCTGATTGGGCAGGTCAGCGGATTCACCTACATTTTGGCGCTGTCGACTACCGTACATGGGTGTGGGTGAACGGGGAATTCGTTACATACCACGAAGGTGGTCACGTACCATTCCAAGCCGATATCACAGATGTACTTCTTGATGAAGAAAACGAAGTTGTCGTCCGTGTAGAAGATCCTTCCAAGGATTTAGATCAGCCTCGTGGTAAGCAGTATTGGGAAGAAAAATCAGAAGGGATATTTTATCTAAGAACAACAGGTATTTGGCAGACGGTATGGATAGAAGCAGTGCCAACGACATTTTTAGAAAAAGTGAAAATGACGCCGGACATTGATAAAGATGAACTTACTGTAGAGTATGTTGTAAATGGAGGTAAGCCAGATTATCAACTTGAAATCGAGATCATGTTTGATGGGAATCACGTGTCACATGATGTTATCCAGCTTACGACAAACAAGGGGACGCGCAGCATCCTACTCAACGACTTTAACGTTCATGGTCCAGGTAGACTGTGGAGTCCGGAGAATCCTAACTTATATGATATTAACTTCCGTATCAAGGATGGATTGGACGTAGTAGATGAAGTGACTAGTTATTTTGGGATGAGAAAGATCTCTATTGAAAATGGCATAGTCATGTTAAATAATCATCCGTACTATATGAAGCTCGTACTTGACCAAGGTTATTTTCCAACAGGAATGTTAACGCCTCCATCGGATGAAGATATAAAAAATGATATTAAGTTAACGAAAGAAATGGGATTCAATGGTGCGCGAAAGCACCAAAAAATTGAGGATCCACGATACCTCTATTGGGCAGATAAACTTGGCATTCTCGTATGGGGAGAAATGGCCAACGCCTACACGTACACAAATGATGCTGTCCGTCGTATGACAGCAGAGTGGCAAGAAGCAGTAGAGCGTGACTACAATCATCCATCTATTGTTGCATGGGTACCAGTAAACGAAAGCTGGGGTGTGCCAAGGCTTCTAAGTGACAAGCGCCAGCAAGACCATACTTTAGCAATGTATTATTTAACGAAATCATTAGACGCTACTCGCCTTGTTATTTCGAACGATGGCTGGGAGCATACGAAATCGGATATGTGTACGATTCACGACTATGAAAGTGATAAAGAGGTACTCAAAGAGCGTTATAACACCGTTGAAAATATCATGAAGTCACTGCCAGGTAACCGCCTTATTTATGTACCGGGCTATAAGTACGATGGGGAACCAATTCAAGTTACCGAATTTGGTGGTATTGCCTATAAGAAAAGTGACTGGGATGGGTGGGGTTATTCTGGTGCTACAAATGATAAAGACTTTGAAGAAAAATATTATAAAGTAGTATCGGCTATGCTCGAGTCTCCACTTGTTCAGGGCTTCTGTTATACGCAATTAACCGATGTTGAACAAGAAATTAACGGGTTATTAACGTATGACCGTAAACCGAAAATCGACTTAGATATTATTAAGCAAATTAATGAAGGGCGTAAAATAAGACGATTCTCCACAGAGAAGGAGTGA
- a CDS encoding glycoside hydrolase family 43 protein — translation MGYKNPVISIQGMDHGDPAVCKYNGKYYLYHTGPREIRVYESVNLIDWELQGIALHASDDPDHWAQIGLWAPEIIHENGTFYMYVTAALMNSDGSENDDVRRIGVATSKNPLGPFTLAPQPLTDEWSIDAHPFKDEDGTYYMFYNVRNEYTRGPNGVIGTGNVVDRMADLTSLSGNPTMVVKPEHLWEGNKDHSFFWNEGPFVLKRNGKYFQMYSAGFFGDDTYGVYYATSDTPKGEGGMEDTSWSKWGDGEPILRTNEACLGPGHHVVVKGPDGVGDYIIYHGYEPGENVRERRVRVGRFRWNGDNIWLEPPSLDTLPTPTMPTFDGRFLPSISQINEQLLKHMYENYFFETNVRTGGKSASGDACYVDEANAVRWIIDPKEKTVKIYAVKGGEEMANNTVALQANFNEEAYHLFQVEKRGSVLKIFLNKLLVAEVDSGFSEGKGIVRVNEGKVAGTILTKLP, via the coding sequence ATGGGCTATAAAAATCCTGTCATTTCCATTCAAGGAATGGACCATGGTGATCCTGCGGTGTGCAAATATAACGGGAAGTATTACTTGTATCACACAGGACCTAGGGAAATTCGCGTGTATGAATCAGTAAATTTAATAGATTGGGAGCTGCAGGGGATAGCACTACACGCTTCGGATGATCCAGATCATTGGGCACAAATCGGACTTTGGGCGCCAGAGATCATACACGAAAATGGCACCTTCTATATGTATGTAACTGCAGCACTTATGAATTCGGATGGTTCTGAAAACGATGACGTACGTCGCATCGGTGTTGCTACGAGTAAAAACCCATTGGGGCCATTCACGCTTGCACCCCAGCCGTTAACGGATGAGTGGTCTATTGACGCCCATCCTTTTAAAGACGAAGATGGCACTTATTATATGTTTTATAATGTTCGGAACGAGTATACGAGAGGACCGAATGGTGTGATAGGGACAGGAAATGTAGTAGACCGGATGGCGGATCTTACTAGTTTAAGTGGTAATCCTACGATGGTAGTCAAGCCAGAGCATCTTTGGGAAGGAAACAAGGACCATTCGTTTTTCTGGAATGAAGGTCCGTTTGTCCTGAAACGAAATGGAAAGTACTTTCAAATGTACAGTGCTGGTTTTTTCGGAGATGATACGTATGGCGTCTACTATGCTACTTCTGATACGCCAAAAGGTGAGGGCGGCATGGAAGATACAAGCTGGTCGAAATGGGGGGATGGCGAGCCAATTCTTAGAACGAATGAGGCTTGTCTTGGCCCCGGTCACCATGTCGTTGTAAAAGGCCCGGATGGAGTAGGTGATTACATTATTTATCATGGATACGAGCCTGGTGAGAATGTACGAGAACGGAGAGTTCGAGTAGGACGCTTTCGGTGGAATGGAGATAACATTTGGCTCGAGCCCCCTAGCTTAGACACACTCCCAACACCTACGATGCCAACGTTCGATGGCAGGTTTTTACCTTCCATTTCTCAAATTAACGAACAGTTACTTAAGCACATGTACGAGAATTATTTTTTTGAAACGAATGTGCGTACTGGTGGGAAAAGTGCTTCTGGCGATGCCTGCTATGTTGATGAAGCGAATGCGGTGCGCTGGATCATCGACCCTAAGGAGAAAACAGTGAAGATTTACGCTGTAAAAGGTGGGGAGGAAATGGCTAATAATACAGTTGCTTTACAAGCGAATTTTAATGAAGAAGCCTACCATCTTTTCCAAGTAGAAAAACGTGGAAGTGTGCTGAAAATCTTTTTGAATAAACTCCTTGTGGCAGAAGTGGACAGTGGTTTTTCTGAAGGAAAAGGAATCGTGAGGGTGAATGAAGGGAAAGTGGCCGGTACAATCCTGACCAAATTACCTTAA
- a CDS encoding galactokinase gives MEKVYLRNLFFNVFKENEGLRFFFAPGRVNLIGEHTDYNGGLVFPCALSVGTYAVVKERDDDLVRLYSENFPEVGVVTFKLSQLEKNKEHEWANYCKGVLATMEKHGYKGSNGFDAVVYGNIPNGAGLSSSASIELVTAVLWDALQQFNVDRVKLVQYAQEAENDYIGVNCGIMDQFAISMGKEEHAILLDCNTLDYEYAPAKLNGVKLVIANTMKQRGLADSKYNERRAQCERAVAELNQSEEVSIDHLCSLTPAQFEAVQHHIADPVVLKRARHAVYENARTKLAVEKLNEGNVSGFGQLMNESHVSLRDDYEVTGKHLDALVEAAWEEDGVLGSRMTGAGFGGCTVSLIKEENLEEIVKRIEERYKQKTNVTPEFYIVNIGSGAAEF, from the coding sequence ATGGAGAAAGTGTATTTAAGGAATTTATTCTTTAACGTATTTAAAGAAAATGAAGGGTTAAGATTTTTCTTTGCTCCTGGACGTGTGAACTTAATTGGTGAGCATACGGATTATAATGGTGGTTTAGTATTTCCGTGTGCGTTAAGTGTTGGAACGTATGCGGTTGTAAAGGAAAGAGACGATGATCTCGTCCGACTTTATTCAGAAAATTTTCCGGAAGTAGGTGTCGTTACCTTCAAGCTAAGTCAACTAGAAAAAAACAAGGAGCATGAGTGGGCTAATTATTGTAAAGGTGTGCTTGCGACGATGGAAAAGCATGGGTACAAGGGTTCTAACGGTTTTGATGCTGTTGTTTATGGCAACATTCCAAACGGGGCAGGATTATCGTCTTCTGCTTCTATTGAACTAGTGACAGCTGTCCTTTGGGATGCGCTTCAACAGTTCAACGTGGATCGTGTGAAGCTTGTTCAATATGCGCAAGAGGCGGAGAACGATTATATCGGTGTGAATTGCGGTATTATGGACCAGTTTGCCATTAGTATGGGCAAGGAAGAGCATGCGATTTTACTAGATTGTAATACGTTAGATTACGAGTATGCACCTGCCAAGCTGAATGGGGTGAAGCTCGTCATAGCAAATACAATGAAGCAAAGAGGATTGGCAGATTCCAAATACAATGAAAGACGTGCACAGTGTGAACGTGCAGTAGCAGAACTGAATCAATCTGAGGAAGTGAGCATTGATCATTTATGTAGCTTAACACCAGCGCAGTTCGAAGCGGTACAGCATCATATAGCAGATCCTGTTGTCTTAAAAAGAGCACGCCATGCTGTCTATGAAAATGCGAGAACGAAGCTGGCAGTAGAAAAACTAAATGAAGGAAATGTCTCCGGCTTCGGTCAGCTGATGAATGAATCCCACGTTTCTTTACGAGATGATTATGAAGTAACTGGGAAGCATCTAGATGCGCTAGTAGAAGCAGCTTGGGAAGAAGACGGTGTTTTAGGCTCAAGGATGACCGGAGCTGGGTTCGGCGGCTGTACAGTGAGCTTAATAAAAGAAGAAAACTTAGAAGAAATAGTGAAAAGAATAGAAGAACGTTATAAACAAAAAACGAATGTAACACCCGAGTTTTATATCGTTAATATTGGAAGCGGGGCAGCAGAATTCTAG
- the galE gene encoding UDP-glucose 4-epimerase GalE → MAVLVCGGAGYIGSHAVADLLDRGEQVVVLDNLQTGHEKGVLEAASFYHGDLRNEAVLDRVFQENEVDSVLHFAADSLVGVSMEKPLEYYENNVYGAICLLKKMKEYGVKHIVFSSTAATYGEPESVPILETDKTAPTNPYGETKLAIERLLKWCDEAYGIKHVILRYFNVAGAHPTYDIGEDHQPETHLIPIVLQVALGQRDAIKIFGDDYPTEDGSCIRDYIHVSDLIHAHLLALDHLRCDKDSDIFNLGNGNGFSVKQVIDAVETVTGKTIQRVVEGRRPGDPAILIASSTKAAEKLGWKPIYTSLEDIISTAWKWQQAHQNGYGK, encoded by the coding sequence ATGGCAGTATTAGTATGCGGTGGTGCAGGTTACATTGGCAGTCATGCCGTAGCTGACTTATTGGACCGTGGAGAACAAGTAGTCGTCCTCGATAATTTACAAACAGGCCATGAAAAAGGGGTGTTAGAGGCTGCAAGTTTTTATCATGGTGATTTGCGAAATGAAGCAGTGTTAGATCGTGTTTTTCAAGAAAACGAAGTCGATTCCGTTCTCCATTTTGCGGCAGACTCTCTTGTCGGTGTCAGTATGGAAAAACCACTTGAGTATTACGAAAACAATGTTTATGGAGCGATATGTCTACTGAAAAAAATGAAAGAGTACGGTGTGAAGCATATTGTGTTTTCTTCGACAGCGGCAACGTATGGGGAACCAGAAAGTGTACCGATTCTAGAAACTGACAAAACAGCGCCAACGAACCCATATGGAGAAACGAAGCTAGCGATTGAGAGGTTGCTGAAATGGTGCGATGAGGCTTATGGGATCAAACATGTTATTTTACGTTATTTTAACGTGGCTGGTGCCCATCCAACGTATGATATCGGTGAAGATCATCAACCAGAAACGCATCTCATACCAATTGTGCTACAGGTTGCGCTAGGACAACGAGATGCAATTAAAATATTCGGAGACGATTATCCGACAGAGGACGGATCATGTATTCGCGACTATATTCATGTTTCCGATCTAATTCATGCCCATTTACTCGCTCTAGACCACCTCCGATGTGACAAGGACAGTGACATTTTTAATTTAGGGAATGGCAACGGATTTAGTGTAAAACAGGTGATTGACGCGGTGGAAACAGTGACCGGAAAGACAATTCAACGAGTAGTCGAAGGGAGAAGACCAGGTGATCCTGCTATTCTCATTGCTTCCTCCACAAAAGCAGCTGAAAAATTAGGATGGAAGCCTATTTACACAAGTTTAGAGGACATCATTAGCACAGCTTGGAAATGGCAGCAAGCCCATCAAAATGGGTATGGAAAATAG
- the galT gene encoding UDP-glucose--hexose-1-phosphate uridylyltransferase, whose product MYASIDQLIEKLLEYGIDKSLISREDKDYCRNNLIDSLGIHEINPVPNMEKAGLEDVNSAPEILNGILDWANENGRLENNSVTERDLLDTRLMAALTGRPSEIVATFNELEKMQGPEKATEWFYQFCKDVHYIRQDRISKNVIWEADTLYGDMQMTINLSKPEKDPKEIAAAKAIQKSNYPLCVLCKENVGYAGRLDHPARQNLRTIPVQLCGEEWRLQFSPYVYYHEHAIVFSEKHEPMKISEATFKRLLDFVERFPHYFVGSNADLPIVGGSILTHDHYQGGNHKFPIEVAAEEETFRLASFGDDVQVAIVKWPMSVLRITSEDKEKVKRVASHILEKWKVYNDESVGIYSHTGNTPHHTVTPIARRKSVQFQMDVVLRNNRTSEEHPMGIFHPHQEVHHIKKENIGLIEVMGLAVLPGRLVHEMNLLESAILSGRMEEVISETEEISKHGEWAKQFVEKYDTINEENCKEILQNEIGKVFATVLEHAGVFKRDEQGQKAFRKFVKSL is encoded by the coding sequence ATGTATGCATCGATCGATCAGCTTATTGAAAAACTGTTGGAATACGGCATTGATAAATCTCTGATTAGCCGTGAAGACAAGGATTATTGCCGGAACAATTTAATTGATAGCTTAGGGATACACGAAATTAACCCTGTTCCTAATATGGAGAAAGCAGGGCTGGAGGATGTAAATTCTGCTCCTGAGATATTAAATGGGATACTAGATTGGGCAAATGAGAACGGACGACTTGAGAACAATTCTGTGACAGAGCGCGATTTACTTGATACAAGGTTAATGGCGGCTTTGACGGGGCGTCCATCTGAAATTGTCGCTACTTTTAATGAATTGGAAAAAATGCAAGGGCCAGAAAAGGCGACGGAGTGGTTTTATCAATTTTGTAAAGATGTGCACTATATTAGGCAAGACCGGATCAGCAAAAATGTGATATGGGAAGCGGACACTCTATACGGAGATATGCAAATGACGATCAACTTGTCGAAGCCGGAAAAGGACCCGAAAGAGATTGCTGCGGCAAAAGCTATTCAAAAGTCAAATTATCCACTGTGTGTGCTTTGTAAGGAAAACGTTGGCTATGCAGGACGACTAGATCATCCCGCGCGGCAAAATTTACGAACGATTCCTGTTCAATTGTGTGGAGAGGAATGGCGACTTCAGTTTTCCCCATATGTGTACTATCATGAGCACGCCATCGTGTTTTCTGAAAAACATGAGCCTATGAAAATCAGTGAAGCAACGTTTAAACGACTGCTCGATTTCGTAGAGCGATTTCCGCATTATTTTGTAGGATCGAATGCGGACTTGCCGATTGTTGGTGGCTCTATTTTAACCCATGATCATTACCAAGGTGGAAATCACAAGTTTCCAATAGAGGTTGCAGCAGAAGAGGAAACATTTCGCCTTGCTTCGTTTGGTGACGATGTTCAGGTTGCAATCGTGAAATGGCCAATGAGTGTGCTGAGAATTACGAGTGAGGATAAGGAGAAGGTGAAACGAGTTGCCAGCCATATTCTTGAAAAATGGAAGGTGTATAACGACGAGTCTGTCGGGATTTATTCTCACACTGGCAATACTCCACATCATACAGTTACTCCAATTGCTCGTAGAAAGAGCGTGCAATTCCAAATGGACGTTGTTTTAAGAAATAACCGTACGAGTGAAGAGCATCCGATGGGAATTTTCCATCCACATCAAGAGGTTCATCACATTAAGAAGGAAAATATAGGACTCATTGAAGTGATGGGACTTGCGGTTTTACCTGGGCGGTTAGTGCATGAAATGAACCTATTAGAGTCTGCTATACTTTCTGGTAGAATGGAAGAAGTGATTAGCGAGACAGAGGAAATTTCGAAGCACGGAGAGTGGGCAAAGCAATTTGTCGAAAAATACGATACGATAAACGAAGAAAATTGTAAAGAAATATTACAAAACGAAATTGGCAAAGTGTTTGCTACTGTCCTTGAGCACGCAGGAGTTTTCAAGCGAGATGAACAGGGACAGAAGGCGTTCCGTAAGTTTGTTAAGAGCTTATAA